In Candidatus Kaistella beijingensis, a genomic segment contains:
- a CDS encoding nitroreductase family protein yields MNKAAVLKEIIECRRSIFPKDYSGEKIEEGVLNEILNSANFAPNHKKTKPWRFQVFRNEKKLELANKLAEIYKNTTRPEVFLEKKYLDITHKISNTDTLITISVNFSGLVPEWEEIAATAMAVQNMYLTSTVHQIGCYWSTPGMIQHLGEFLNLEENQKCIGLFYLGKIKTD; encoded by the coding sequence ATGAATAAAGCAGCAGTTTTAAAGGAAATTATAGAATGCAGAAGAAGTATTTTTCCGAAAGATTATTCCGGTGAAAAAATTGAAGAAGGGGTTTTAAATGAAATTTTAAACTCTGCCAATTTCGCTCCCAATCACAAGAAAACAAAACCGTGGCGTTTTCAAGTTTTTAGAAATGAAAAAAAATTAGAACTTGCCAACAAACTTGCTGAAATCTATAAAAACACAACTCGACCCGAAGTTTTTCTAGAAAAAAAATATCTGGACATTACGCACAAAATTTCAAACACAGATACGTTAATCACAATTTCTGTCAATTTCAGCGGCTTGGTTCCAGAATGGGAAGAAATTGCAGCAACGGCGATGGCTGTCCAAAACATGTATTTAACTTCCACCGTTCACCAAATCGGCTGTTATTGGAGTACACCAGGAATGATACAGCATTTGGGCGAATTTCTGAATTTGGAAGAAAATCAAAAATGCATCGGTTTGTTTTATTTGGGGAAAATAAAAACAGATTAA